One window from the genome of Bremerella cremea encodes:
- the ehuA gene encoding ectoine/hydroxyectoine ABC transporter ATP-binding protein EhuA, with protein sequence MNESLPQLRIRNLKKIYGENQVLRGLNLDIQAGEKIAIIGPSGSGKSTLLRILMTLEAPNGGEVFLEGESVWTMTDGANEQKASEAHLHRMRAKLGMVFQHFFLFPHLSVQQNLTLAPMLVNHVSPSEAQERAMELLAMVGMDEKADAYPAQLSGGQKQRVAIARAMAMQPEIMLFDEVTSALDPELVHEVLSVLRKLAAKSDMTMLLVTHEMNFAREIADRILFFDGGVILEEGPPSQIFTAPQEARTQEFLKTVLEA encoded by the coding sequence ATGAACGAATCCCTACCGCAACTTCGCATTCGCAACTTGAAGAAGATCTACGGTGAGAACCAGGTTTTGCGAGGGCTGAACTTAGATATTCAAGCAGGCGAAAAGATCGCTATTATCGGGCCGAGCGGCTCTGGCAAGTCGACCCTGCTGCGGATTCTCATGACCTTGGAAGCCCCCAACGGAGGCGAAGTGTTTCTAGAGGGGGAATCGGTATGGACGATGACCGATGGGGCTAACGAGCAGAAGGCAAGCGAAGCTCATTTACATCGAATGCGTGCCAAACTGGGGATGGTGTTTCAGCACTTCTTTCTCTTTCCGCATCTCTCGGTTCAGCAGAATTTAACCCTAGCACCGATGCTGGTGAATCATGTGTCCCCCAGCGAAGCTCAAGAGCGAGCTATGGAGCTGTTGGCGATGGTGGGCATGGATGAAAAGGCAGATGCCTATCCGGCCCAGCTTTCAGGCGGCCAGAAGCAGCGGGTCGCGATTGCCCGGGCGATGGCGATGCAGCCCGAGATAATGCTATTCGACGAAGTCACCTCCGCGCTCGACCCCGAGTTGGTTCATGAAGTGCTCAGCGTTTTAAGAAAGTTAGCCGCAAAGTCAGATATGACCATGCTGCTAGTCACGCACGAGATGAACTTCGCCCGCGAGATTGCGGATCGAATTCTTTTCTTCGATGGTGGTGTCATCTTAGAAGAAGGACCACCGAGTCAGATCTTTACCGCTCCCCAAGAAGCACGCACCCAGGAATTTTTGAAGACTGTTCTCGAAGCATAG
- a CDS encoding DUF932 domain-containing protein, which produces MRWNFEYGYARVSDFRVEAQRDDKSGRVAVTGIQLNGETMRPTRRFWKSMFMRFGFSESVFRYFDHGEVFQRISEKAPNDTVRFCLERGGAKGTRLLSVSNPKRPVITHEEVQGLLEHYGGKDIKYTEGVITSTHRPRSGDCDFEIGGDKFKHRFVMETPIDGFSQPKIYLSFLRMLCSNGAIGYSRAFRSDISLGKDMGHCISRALESYDNGEGYAGLRQRFASSQTSWASLNECNKLYKLLFKSDRAKGFNRPTVLTDFHRLTGQMNQLYGLTNLDALSEKRLRVLPAKCRVYDLVNFASEIATHHADEASSRTLQAYIGSLISDEYDMEGTAVDAPEFADFFVSKDETSSVLMN; this is translated from the coding sequence ATGCGATGGAATTTTGAATACGGATATGCCCGCGTCAGTGATTTTCGCGTCGAAGCCCAGCGCGATGACAAGTCAGGCCGCGTTGCCGTGACCGGCATTCAACTCAACGGCGAAACGATGCGACCAACCCGTCGATTCTGGAAATCGATGTTCATGCGGTTTGGATTTTCGGAGAGCGTGTTTCGTTACTTCGATCATGGTGAAGTCTTTCAGCGAATTTCGGAGAAGGCTCCCAACGATACGGTTCGTTTCTGCTTAGAACGAGGAGGGGCAAAGGGCACGCGTCTGCTTTCGGTTAGTAACCCAAAACGCCCTGTGATCACGCACGAAGAAGTACAAGGTCTGCTGGAACATTATGGTGGAAAGGATATTAAGTACACAGAAGGTGTGATCACCAGCACCCATCGCCCTCGAAGTGGCGATTGTGATTTTGAAATTGGTGGCGACAAATTCAAGCATCGCTTTGTGATGGAAACACCAATTGATGGTTTCAGTCAGCCGAAGATTTATCTTTCGTTTCTGCGAATGCTATGCAGCAACGGGGCGATCGGTTACAGCCGGGCTTTTCGTAGCGATATCAGCCTCGGCAAGGACATGGGGCACTGTATCTCGCGGGCGTTAGAAAGCTATGACAATGGAGAAGGGTACGCCGGACTCCGGCAGCGATTTGCCAGTTCGCAAACTTCGTGGGCTTCGCTGAACGAGTGCAACAAGCTGTATAAGCTGCTGTTTAAGTCAGATCGGGCAAAAGGGTTTAACCGACCGACCGTGCTGACCGACTTCCATCGCCTGACCGGGCAGATGAATCAGCTGTATGGACTTACGAACCTGGACGCACTGAGCGAGAAACGCCTTCGGGTGCTACCAGCCAAATGCCGCGTCTATGATCTGGTTAACTTCGCCAGCGAGATTGCCACCCATCACGCCGACGAAGCTTCTTCTCGCACACTGCAAGCCTATATCGGCAGTCTCATCTCCGACGAATACGATATGGAAGGAACTGCGGTCGATGCTCCTGAGTTCGCGGACTTCTTTGTATCGAAAGATGAGACGTCTTCGGTGCTGATGAATTAG
- a CDS encoding YraN family protein — protein sequence MSWLSAWFRCWRKPQTLGQRGEAFAAHYLKKQGYTIVARQDRSRLGEIDLIAVQDRTIVFVEVKTRTAEEKGSPDEAVNRDKQQRLTRAALGYMRKHDLLGNCQARFDVISLVWPEGAKRPEVRHIENAFEPTGQFQMFS from the coding sequence GTGAGTTGGCTTTCTGCTTGGTTCCGTTGCTGGCGGAAGCCCCAAACGCTGGGGCAGCGGGGAGAAGCTTTTGCTGCTCACTATCTGAAAAAGCAGGGCTACACCATCGTCGCGCGACAAGATCGATCGCGGCTGGGAGAAATCGACCTAATCGCGGTGCAGGACCGGACGATTGTCTTTGTCGAGGTTAAGACCCGAACCGCAGAAGAGAAGGGCTCCCCGGACGAGGCAGTGAATCGTGACAAGCAGCAGCGACTTACCAGGGCCGCTTTGGGCTACATGCGCAAGCATGATCTACTAGGCAACTGCCAAGCCCGATTCGATGTTATTTCTTTGGTTTGGCCAGAAGGGGCAAAGCGGCCGGAAGTTCGCCATATTGAAAATGCCTTCGAACCGACCGGGCAATTTCAGATGTTTTCCTGA
- a CDS encoding RAP domain-containing protein: MLSGITLFIIAACYLVTLGLEIARIFVRARTRAVFSLGFAVLGLITHTLYLIGEQRGLIESGPISSWHQWCLMAAWVLVSLYVIAAFAQPGTSLGLFLLPLVLLLVGVAYLLDRVAPFATTTSTETWGVIHGTALLAGTVVVMLGFVTGIMYLIQSYRLKHKMLSNEGFKLPSLEWLEITNRRALIVSTGLLAGGLFAGILLKINHNSFPWTDPVIWSSAILFLWLVASMIFELAYRPARRGQKVAYLTLANFAFLAFVLGLVLFGPSQHARNTPSSVEGTPAAENSEPATTDRSVAR, translated from the coding sequence ATGCTGTCTGGGATTACTCTGTTTATAATTGCCGCCTGCTACCTTGTTACGCTCGGGCTAGAGATTGCGCGGATCTTTGTCAGAGCTCGTACGCGGGCCGTATTCTCGCTCGGCTTTGCCGTGCTTGGGCTGATTACCCATACCCTCTATCTGATTGGCGAACAGCGGGGATTAATTGAATCGGGGCCGATCTCCTCTTGGCATCAATGGTGCCTAATGGCGGCCTGGGTTTTGGTTTCTCTGTATGTCATTGCGGCGTTTGCTCAACCAGGTACATCGCTGGGCTTGTTCTTGCTGCCGCTGGTTCTGTTGCTGGTTGGTGTTGCCTATTTGTTGGATCGCGTTGCTCCGTTTGCCACGACCACCTCGACCGAGACCTGGGGAGTCATCCATGGCACGGCTCTCTTAGCCGGAACCGTCGTCGTGATGCTGGGCTTTGTGACCGGGATCATGTATCTGATCCAGTCATACCGTCTGAAGCACAAGATGCTCTCCAACGAAGGATTCAAGCTGCCGAGCTTGGAGTGGCTGGAGATCACCAATCGACGGGCTCTCATCGTTTCAACAGGACTTCTAGCAGGCGGTTTGTTTGCCGGGATCTTGCTAAAAATCAACCACAACAGCTTTCCGTGGACTGATCCAGTCATTTGGAGCTCGGCAATTCTGTTTCTGTGGTTGGTTGCCTCCATGATCTTCGAGTTGGCATACCGTCCGGCCCGCCGTGGCCAGAAAGTTGCTTACCTGACCCTGGCGAACTTTGCGTTCTTGGCCTTTGTGCTCGGGTTGGTCCTATTTGGCCCTTCTCAGCATGCTCGCAATACGCCGTCGAGTGTGGAAGGGACACCGGCGGCGGAAAACTCCGAGCCTGCTACCACCGATAGGAGCGTCGCCCGATGA
- the ehuD gene encoding ectoine/hydroxyectoine ABC transporter permease subunit EhuD, producing the protein MWNWEFAWQVMPKILEGLVVTLEAVAGGMAIALILGLLWAMLRRTKVKFVSWPTWAFVEFIRSTPLLVQLFFVYYVMTDVVGRGLSPLLTGILVLGLHYSCYTAEVYRAGLDAVAKGQWNAAKALNLNGYQTYRYVILPQAVPPILPNLGNYLIAMLKEAPLLSVITVLEVLRAAQVFGNEHYRYLEPLTIVGVLFILLSLLAGLSVEWLRKRTAAMTS; encoded by the coding sequence ATGTGGAATTGGGAATTTGCCTGGCAGGTGATGCCGAAAATCTTAGAAGGCTTGGTCGTGACGCTCGAAGCAGTGGCTGGCGGAATGGCAATCGCTTTGATCTTGGGGTTGCTGTGGGCCATGCTGCGTCGCACGAAGGTCAAGTTCGTCAGTTGGCCTACATGGGCCTTCGTCGAGTTCATTCGTAGTACACCACTGCTGGTTCAGTTGTTTTTCGTCTACTACGTGATGACCGATGTTGTGGGACGAGGCCTCTCGCCGCTGTTAACTGGAATCCTTGTCTTGGGTTTGCATTACAGCTGTTACACGGCGGAAGTTTATCGAGCCGGACTCGACGCGGTTGCCAAAGGGCAGTGGAATGCGGCCAAAGCTCTGAATTTGAATGGCTATCAAACGTACCGGTATGTCATCCTGCCCCAGGCTGTGCCGCCTATTCTGCCGAACTTAGGCAACTATCTCATCGCGATGCTGAAAGAGGCTCCCCTGCTTTCGGTGATTACGGTGCTGGAAGTGTTGCGTGCTGCCCAGGTGTTTGGCAACGAACATTATCGTTATCTGGAACCGCTGACAATTGTTGGCGTTCTGTTTATTCTCTTGAGCCTCTTGGCTGGTCTATCGGTCGAATGGCTTCGCAAACGTACTGCGGCGATGACCTCATGA
- the ehuC gene encoding ectoine/hydroxyectoine ABC transporter permease subunit EhuC, whose protein sequence is MSDLPRPFDLLPFLLQGLHITVIIALGGSAVAVFMSVLFGLWSKSSDPILRWFSAAYITVFRGASALILLYWFYFVMPELTGFGLDAITTGIFVLGANVGAYGAEVVRTSIQSVPKGQYQAAAALNLSRWQTMRHVIFPQAILSMIPPFGNLMIELLKGTALVSTITVTDLTMQGMYLRADTHRSLEIFGLLLVIYFLLSSLITFGFRVLERRLSHGRDYGGGR, encoded by the coding sequence GTGAGCGACCTCCCCCGACCTTTTGATCTGCTCCCTTTTTTGCTGCAAGGGCTGCACATTACTGTCATTATCGCGTTGGGCGGTTCCGCCGTGGCGGTATTCATGTCGGTTCTGTTTGGCCTGTGGAGCAAGTCTTCTGATCCCATCCTGCGCTGGTTCAGTGCCGCCTACATCACCGTTTTTCGTGGTGCGAGCGCGTTGATTCTGTTGTATTGGTTTTACTTTGTGATGCCGGAGCTTACCGGCTTCGGGCTCGATGCGATCACTACCGGCATTTTCGTGTTGGGGGCGAATGTAGGGGCTTATGGGGCAGAGGTTGTACGGACCAGTATTCAATCGGTCCCCAAAGGTCAGTATCAAGCTGCCGCCGCGCTGAACCTTAGCCGCTGGCAAACGATGCGGCACGTGATCTTTCCACAAGCCATACTCAGCATGATTCCGCCGTTTGGTAATCTCATGATCGAGCTACTCAAGGGGACCGCTCTGGTCTCGACCATCACGGTTACGGATCTGACGATGCAGGGTATGTATCTACGGGCCGATACCCATCGATCGTTAGAAATCTTCGGCTTGTTGTTGGTGATTTATTTTCTGCTGTCGAGCTTAATTACATTTGGCTTTCGCGTGCTGGAACGTCGTCTTTCGCATGGTCGCGATTATGGAGGAGGGCGGTAG
- a CDS encoding MarC family protein produces the protein MLSQELIDSTILLLVLLNPFLLCIYLLDLIQGLDTKAFAKTMTRAGLMSAAVYFGFAVAGDRLFTYAFKVRYESFLIFGGIVFLLVSIRLVMVGSSALRGLRGDAPQGAEGTALPFMLGPGTISAAIVTGSRVSIPEAAGAIGFSVFICVTSLILLKWVHDLIRRRYEPIMERYLDTIGRIMALLTGTIAVDMILSGLGKWLETGIS, from the coding sequence ATGCTGAGTCAGGAATTGATCGACTCGACGATCTTGCTCTTAGTTCTCTTAAACCCGTTTTTACTCTGTATCTATCTGCTCGATTTAATCCAGGGATTAGATACAAAAGCATTCGCCAAGACGATGACTCGGGCCGGGCTGATGAGTGCTGCGGTCTACTTTGGTTTCGCCGTTGCTGGCGATCGGCTGTTCACCTACGCATTTAAGGTTCGCTACGAATCGTTCTTGATCTTCGGTGGAATCGTCTTTCTGTTGGTCTCGATTCGCTTGGTGATGGTTGGCAGCTCGGCATTGAGGGGCCTGCGTGGCGATGCGCCGCAAGGGGCCGAGGGGACCGCGTTGCCGTTCATGCTTGGCCCAGGCACCATCAGTGCCGCGATCGTGACCGGATCGAGAGTCAGCATCCCTGAAGCGGCGGGAGCGATCGGGTTTTCCGTCTTTATCTGCGTCACCTCCTTGATCCTTTTGAAGTGGGTTCACGATCTGATCCGCCGACGTTACGAACCGATCATGGAACGTTATCTCGACACCATCGGCCGAATTATGGCCCTGCTAACCGGCACGATCGCGGTCGATATGATCCTGAGCGGCCTGGGGAAGTGGTTGGAAACAGGGATTAGCTAA
- the ehuB gene encoding ectoine/hydroxyectoine ABC transporter substrate-binding protein EhuB: MFVAVAGVIVWQANRPNVNTETTLERIQRTGTIRIGFANENPYGYLDTKAQKVTGEAPEIARYILKKMGVDHIEPVVADFGSLIPGLKAKRFDMIAAGMYITPDRGKEIAFSNPTYAIGESFIVLAGNPLGLHSYEDVRDNPEARLGVMGGSIELVYAKKLGIDESKISVFADYASALQGLKGDQIDAVAATYLTVKDLLRKQDSSDIEQVQDFRDPVIDGKETRGYGAFGFRKQDVALRERFNEELAKFIGSPEHLTLIQPFGFDESTLPGEVTAKELTKAP; this comes from the coding sequence ATGTTTGTGGCAGTTGCTGGCGTAATTGTGTGGCAAGCAAACCGTCCCAACGTTAATACAGAGACGACCTTAGAGCGGATTCAGAGGACCGGTACCATCCGCATCGGTTTTGCTAATGAAAACCCTTACGGGTATCTCGACACCAAGGCCCAGAAGGTGACCGGGGAAGCTCCTGAGATTGCTCGCTACATTTTGAAAAAGATGGGGGTAGATCATATCGAACCGGTCGTGGCCGATTTTGGTTCGTTGATTCCTGGACTGAAAGCGAAGCGTTTCGACATGATTGCCGCCGGAATGTACATCACGCCGGATCGCGGCAAGGAAATAGCTTTTTCCAATCCCACTTACGCTATTGGCGAGTCCTTTATTGTCTTGGCGGGTAATCCGCTGGGCCTGCACAGTTACGAAGACGTTCGCGACAACCCCGAGGCCAGGCTAGGGGTGATGGGGGGGAGTATCGAGCTGGTTTACGCCAAGAAGCTGGGGATCGATGAAAGCAAGATCTCGGTATTTGCGGATTATGCCAGTGCTTTGCAGGGCTTAAAGGGAGATCAAATCGATGCGGTAGCTGCCACCTATTTAACGGTGAAAGACCTCCTGAGAAAGCAAGATAGCTCTGATATCGAGCAGGTCCAAGATTTTCGAGATCCCGTCATCGATGGGAAGGAGACACGCGGCTACGGAGCGTTTGGCTTTCGAAAACAAGATGTAGCCCTGCGAGAACGTTTTAACGAAGAACTGGCGAAGTTCATTGGTTCGCCAGAACATTTGACGCTGATCCAGCCGTTTGGCTTTGACGAATCAACCCTACCTGGCGAGGTAACTGCCAAGGAATTGACGAAAGCACCGTGA
- a CDS encoding amidase → MQRTSPKLWQHGAAQLAHLVVSREVSASEVIAAHIERIEAVNPQLNAIVQTFFDEAIATAKRLDDDSHLAEGGLLRGVPLSIKECFHVVGGKMTLGMTSPPKIAPSDGPLIAKLRQAGGVILGISNIPQLMIIHETRNPAYGTTQNPWNLTRSVGGSSGGEAAILAAGGTALGLGSDLGGSIRLPAHFCGVAGLKPTSRRLSRGGTAANLRGMSWLEFQPGPMARHVADLRLAMKVLARDCYSSSWNAADDPSLGFDDSQPIDISKLRVGVYADDGFFSPCPAVRRAIAEGAEGLRARGATLVELDPPPTLALLKSYFAIASADGGKDFRRLLEGSQLEPEVGRLVRLAAMPRWLRPLVSQLALSSWGKHKMAAIFKASGPRSASSLWEVTWEAICQVKQVFEDWDKAKVDVVLCPAHATPALKPNCAVDMLPAASYSVVMNLLGVPCGTVPATRVRSDEETDREIKSDAAYALAQQMEFGSTGLPIGVQVAGRFWREDQVLAVLEVLEEHYRTLPDYPDINQLPALGQAAS, encoded by the coding sequence ATGCAACGCACATCCCCTAAGCTCTGGCAGCACGGCGCTGCGCAGTTGGCCCATTTAGTTGTCAGCCGAGAAGTCTCAGCCAGCGAGGTCATCGCTGCGCACATCGAACGGATCGAGGCAGTTAATCCGCAGCTGAATGCGATCGTTCAAACGTTCTTTGACGAAGCAATTGCCACTGCGAAACGACTCGACGACGACTCCCACTTGGCGGAAGGGGGGCTGTTGCGGGGCGTTCCCCTTTCGATCAAAGAATGTTTCCATGTCGTCGGCGGCAAGATGACGCTGGGGATGACATCGCCCCCGAAGATTGCTCCTTCCGACGGTCCCCTTATCGCGAAGTTGCGCCAAGCAGGTGGAGTCATTCTGGGGATCAGCAATATTCCTCAGCTGATGATCATTCACGAGACACGCAACCCGGCTTACGGAACCACGCAAAATCCTTGGAACCTGACACGCAGTGTTGGGGGAAGCAGTGGCGGAGAGGCAGCGATTCTGGCCGCAGGAGGCACAGCTCTTGGTCTGGGGAGCGACCTAGGCGGTAGTATTCGCCTGCCTGCTCACTTTTGTGGAGTTGCCGGGCTGAAACCGACTTCCCGGCGTCTTTCCCGAGGAGGAACGGCAGCTAACCTGCGAGGAATGTCGTGGCTTGAGTTCCAGCCAGGCCCTATGGCCCGACATGTCGCGGACTTGCGTTTGGCGATGAAAGTGCTTGCCCGCGATTGCTATTCCAGCAGTTGGAACGCGGCGGACGACCCATCGCTTGGGTTCGACGACTCCCAGCCGATCGATATCAGTAAACTGCGAGTGGGCGTTTATGCCGACGATGGTTTCTTCTCGCCTTGCCCTGCAGTACGTAGGGCCATTGCGGAGGGGGCAGAAGGGCTGCGGGCACGCGGGGCCACCCTTGTTGAGCTCGATCCGCCACCGACTTTGGCCTTGTTGAAATCGTACTTCGCGATTGCCAGTGCCGACGGAGGAAAGGACTTTCGCAGGCTACTGGAAGGGAGCCAGTTAGAACCGGAGGTTGGGCGTTTAGTTCGCTTGGCGGCAATGCCTCGCTGGCTGCGTCCGTTGGTATCGCAGCTGGCCTTATCGTCGTGGGGCAAGCATAAGATGGCAGCGATCTTCAAAGCTTCGGGGCCTCGCTCAGCGAGTTCATTGTGGGAAGTGACCTGGGAGGCGATCTGCCAAGTTAAGCAGGTGTTCGAAGATTGGGACAAAGCCAAAGTCGACGTGGTTCTTTGTCCTGCCCATGCGACCCCTGCACTGAAGCCCAACTGCGCGGTTGATATGCTTCCTGCAGCAAGCTATAGCGTGGTGATGAACTTGCTGGGGGTTCCGTGTGGGACCGTGCCAGCCACACGAGTTCGCTCAGACGAAGAAACCGACCGTGAAATCAAGTCGGATGCTGCGTACGCGTTGGCCCAGCAAATGGAATTTGGCAGCACCGGATTACCGATTGGCGTTCAGGTGGCGGGGCGTTTCTGGCGAGAGGATCAGGTCCTGGCTGTTCTGGAGGTGTTGGAAGAACATTACCGAACGCTGCCTGACTACCCCGATATCAACCAACTTCCTGCCCTCGGTCAGGCCGCATCGTGA
- the hemA gene encoding glutamyl-tRNA reductase translates to MKLHMIGCSHHNANVEVRERLAFTPEQARRAMLMLRDNFPDMESVILSTCNRTELYTASVDSTSFPTHHDIVDFLAQFHQLESEAIFDNVLERTGEDVVRHLFTVAASLDSMVVGEAQILSQVKQAYEMATDADCAGTLTHSVFQAAIHVAKRVHNETNIHQKRVSIPSVAVGEFASSIFDRFDDKKVLIIGAGEMGEETLNYLRDLGVHDFSVVNRNLERAEKLAVKFDAKAYPWTELVPQLVRADVVISTTGASEPIVTYDQFQEVETKRFQRTLFVLDLAIPRDFDPKIGSCVGVYLFSIDDLQKACEKNRKARELEWPKAEKIVEKETLRFMTDLHHRATGPTIKRLKQAADELKQDELRRLLNKLSDLDPKLQNEIERSFDRLVNKILHPPLESLRDDMESGAPGGLLDALKRLFRLYD, encoded by the coding sequence ATGAAGCTCCACATGATCGGCTGTAGCCACCACAACGCGAATGTCGAAGTCCGCGAGCGATTGGCATTCACGCCAGAGCAAGCACGACGGGCCATGCTCATGTTGCGGGACAACTTCCCCGATATGGAATCGGTCATCCTATCCACGTGCAACCGAACCGAGCTTTACACCGCTTCCGTCGATTCAACCAGCTTTCCCACCCATCATGACATTGTCGATTTTCTCGCCCAGTTTCATCAGCTGGAATCTGAAGCGATCTTCGACAACGTACTGGAACGAACCGGCGAAGATGTCGTGCGTCACTTGTTCACCGTGGCTGCCAGTCTCGACAGTATGGTGGTCGGTGAAGCCCAGATTCTTTCCCAAGTAAAACAAGCCTACGAGATGGCGACCGATGCGGACTGTGCCGGTACGCTCACGCACAGCGTATTTCAAGCGGCCATCCACGTCGCTAAACGGGTTCACAACGAAACGAACATCCATCAAAAACGCGTCAGCATTCCCAGCGTTGCCGTCGGCGAATTTGCCTCCAGCATTTTCGATCGCTTCGACGACAAAAAGGTGCTGATCATCGGTGCTGGCGAAATGGGGGAAGAAACCCTCAACTATCTGCGAGACTTAGGCGTTCACGATTTCAGCGTTGTGAATCGTAACCTCGAACGGGCCGAAAAGTTGGCCGTCAAGTTCGACGCCAAAGCGTACCCATGGACGGAACTAGTCCCCCAGTTGGTCCGCGCCGATGTGGTGATCAGCACTACCGGCGCGTCCGAACCGATCGTCACTTACGATCAGTTTCAAGAAGTCGAAACGAAGCGGTTTCAAAGAACCCTTTTTGTTCTCGACCTGGCGATTCCCCGCGACTTCGATCCTAAAATTGGCAGTTGCGTTGGTGTGTATCTTTTCTCGATCGACGACCTGCAAAAGGCCTGCGAGAAAAACCGCAAGGCCCGCGAACTGGAATGGCCCAAGGCGGAAAAGATCGTCGAAAAAGAAACTTTACGTTTCATGACCGACCTGCACCATCGTGCTACCGGTCCGACCATCAAGCGTTTAAAACAAGCTGCCGACGAGTTAAAGCAAGACGAACTCCGCCGCTTACTTAACAAGCTATCCGATCTCGATCCCAAACTGCAAAACGAGATTGAACGCTCGTTCGATCGCTTGGTGAACAAGATTCTGCATCCGCCACTCGAATCGCTGCGAGACGACATGGAAAGCGGTGCCCCAGGCGGCTTACTCGACGCCCTTAAGCGTCTATTCCGCTTGTACGACTAG
- a CDS encoding DEAD/DEAH box helicase has translation MALGTGLQTCDWIEEATESKTAFAELNLLDDLFEGVDAQPRPYQQRIATKAVKALLNHHADPFDEFAGSSASVLIESPTGSGKTVMGLAIAQWMQKHYGLSIGWVAMRRNLLKQAQEENIARGFDVKLELISMFDKDPPKVDMLIVDEAQHDAAMSMANLHCNIRPQYILGLTATPFRCDRVKLCFDHVIRDAGIHQLIQDGYLSQYHHYTIPEYTPGAVAETYAMDTERWGKAIVFFHRHDQCVECQEQLAVRGIRSEIVTAKSDRDRQLADFLAGKIQVLINMNILTEGFDCPDLKTVFCRPSSKACTIQMCGRVFRRHADIPFKQVVQCQATPHPILKTAAANEQYVWSGEQWNSLKMNRQIEEISQRSRRLIAGTQVQLPKLVAALKETRPMWEQSRSRF, from the coding sequence ATGGCTTTGGGAACTGGCCTGCAAACGTGTGATTGGATCGAAGAAGCGACCGAATCGAAGACCGCTTTCGCCGAACTGAATCTGCTGGACGATTTGTTCGAGGGAGTCGATGCCCAGCCGCGTCCTTATCAACAGCGGATCGCGACCAAAGCGGTCAAGGCACTGTTGAATCACCACGCTGATCCATTTGATGAATTTGCCGGATCAAGTGCTTCGGTGTTGATCGAAAGCCCAACCGGCAGCGGCAAAACGGTCATGGGGCTGGCGATTGCCCAGTGGATGCAAAAACACTACGGGCTGTCGATCGGTTGGGTGGCAATGCGACGCAATCTGTTGAAGCAAGCCCAAGAAGAAAACATTGCTCGGGGCTTTGATGTGAAGCTCGAACTGATTTCGATGTTCGATAAAGATCCCCCGAAGGTCGACATGCTGATTGTCGACGAAGCCCAGCACGATGCCGCGATGAGCATGGCCAATTTGCACTGCAATATTCGCCCGCAGTATATCCTTGGCCTGACGGCGACTCCGTTTCGCTGCGACCGGGTAAAGCTTTGCTTCGATCATGTCATCCGCGATGCAGGCATTCACCAACTGATTCAAGACGGCTATCTCAGCCAGTACCATCATTACACCATTCCTGAATATACCCCGGGTGCCGTCGCTGAAACCTATGCGATGGATACCGAGCGATGGGGGAAGGCGATCGTCTTCTTCCATCGCCACGATCAATGTGTCGAATGCCAGGAGCAGCTCGCAGTACGTGGTATTCGCAGCGAGATTGTCACCGCCAAAAGTGACCGCGACCGGCAGTTAGCCGACTTTCTGGCCGGAAAGATTCAGGTGCTAATCAATATGAATATCCTCACCGAAGGATTTGATTGCCCCGACCTGAAAACGGTTTTCTGCCGCCCTTCGAGTAAGGCCTGCACCATTCAAATGTGTGGACGCGTCTTTCGACGCCATGCAGACATTCCTTTCAAACAAGTTGTCCAGTGCCAAGCAACTCCACACCCAATTTTGAAAACGGCCGCTGCAAACGAACAGTATGTGTGGTCGGGCGAGCAGTGGAACAGTTTGAAGATGAATCGACAGATCGAAGAGATCAGCCAACGCTCGCGTCGTCTGATAGCCGGAACTCAGGTGCAATTACCTAAGCTGGTCGCTGCCCTCAAGGAAACTCGTCCGATGTGGGAACAATCAAGAAGTCGCTTCTAA